From the Nodularia sphaerocarpa UHCC 0038 genome, the window TTCTGGTCGAGTTGTCGCCACCTCCACAAACCCAGAATTATCACTGAGGGGATAGCGGAAATGCCAAAGATTCCCATCAACTTCTTGATTATCCACTTCCACATCAGACACCGCCGACCCAGAAGCTGGACACCAATTTACCAAATATTCGCCCCGATAAATTAATCCTGATTCGTAGAGACTGACAAAAGCTTCCAGAACAGCTTGCGATAAACCTTCATCTAAAGTAAAGCGTTCCCGTGTCCAGTCTACTGAGACACCGAGGCGTTTTAACTGATTAACAATTGTACCTTCAGAATCGGCTTTCCATTGCCAAGCCCGTTCTAAAAATTGTTCGCGTCCCAGTTCGTAGCGAGTTTTACCTTCTTTTTTGAGTTGCTTTTCCAACATCGTATGAACGGCGATGCTGGCGTGGTCGGTTCCAGGAACCCAGAGGGTATTGCGCCCTTTCATGCGGTGGTAGCGGATGAGGGTATCGATTAAGGCGCTTTCAAAGGCGTGACCCATGTGTAAACTGCCGGTGACGTTGGGAGGGGGAATCACGATGCAGTAAGGTTCACCGGGGTGGTTGGGGTCAGCTTTGTAGACTTGGTTTTCTTCCCAAAATTTTTGCCATTTGGCTTCGGTGGTGAATGGGTCGTAAAGGCTGGGGAGGTTGGTAATGTTTGCGGTCATGCTGGGAATACTAATTCTGGAAGGACTTTTATAAATTTTGCCATAGGGAGGAGAGGGTTGATGGAAACGAACCACACCAGGCGCAGAGGACACAGAGGGAAGAGTTTTGAGAGAGTTAACGGGGGAGGTGATTGGGGCTGCTATTGAGGTGCATCGGATTTTGGGGCCTGGGTTTTTGGAGCAAGTGTATAAGGAAGCGTTGATTATAGAATTGTTCAGGCGTGGAATACCTCATGAATTTGAAAAGCCTGTAACGGTCAATTACAAAGGACATGAAGTAGGTACAGGGAGATTAGATTTTTTAATAGCCAATTGTCTAATTGTGGAATTAAAAGCTGTCCAAAACCTAGCCCCAATACACGAAGCCCAAGTTCTCTCCTACCTAAAAATGACCAAACACCCACTCGCCCTCCTGATCAACTTTAACGTCCCCCTCCTCAAAGACGGCATCAAACGTATTATCCTCACCTCCTAACTCCTCCCTTGGCGTTCTTGGCGACTTGGCGGTTCGTTAAAAAAAACCAACCCCCCGCAAAGCCAAAAGCGCCGAACCAAAAGCAGCCTCAGTATGCACAGAAGAAACCACAGACACCCTTAAAACACCCTCCCGAATAGCACACCAAGTATTATTCCCCGCCCCACCCCCAGCAGTATAAACACGAATTAACTCATCCGCCCCCATTTCCTGCAACAAAGCATACCCACGCCCCTCAATTTTAGCCATACCTTCCAACAACCCATGCAAAAACGCCACAGGATCATCAGGACGTGGTTCTAATCGTGGTAATAAATCAGGATCATTAATCGGAAAGCGATCGCCTGCCCGCAACAACGGATAATAATCTAACCCACTAGCCGTAGCAGCATCAATCTGACAACTCAACCTTTCCAACTCAGCCGCACTAAAAAAATGCTTTAGCACAGCCCCACCAGTATTAGAAGCCCCCCCAGTCAGCCATAAATTACCCAAACGATGGCTGTAAATACCGTATCGTGAATCCTCCACACGCGTCCGACTCAATAATTTAACTACCAGCGTCGAACCCAAAGAAGTCACAGCTTCCCCCGGCGATTTAGCCCCACTAGCCAAAAAAGCCGCAATACTATCAGTTGTCCCAGCACAAACTAAACAATCATCAGGAAAATTAAACTGAGTGGCAATTTCCGGGCGTAATTTGGCTATAGGAGTACCAGGAGTTAAAACTTTCGGTAGCTGAATCGGTAATTGCAGTTTCTCAAGCCATGCTGGATATTTTAACTGCTCCACGTCATAGCCCAGCTTTAAAGCGTTGTGATAATCGCTAATTCCCAAATAGCCATGTAGTAGAAATCCTAACCAATCGGCTTGATGCAGAAAATATTTCGCCTGACTAAAACTAGGTTGTTGCATCATCCAGAAAAGTTTAGCTAGGCTGGAAGTAGCACTTAATACATTATGATGCGGTGGTGCAATATTTCTCAACTGCTCCAACACCACTGATCCCCGTGCATCGTTGTAGAGTAAAGGTGCATCTATAGGCTTACCAGCAGCATCAGTTAGCAAGACCGTGGATGAAGTACCATTAATAGCGATCGCCTTAACTTCTCGGCGCAATTTCTCCGGTATTTGTGCCAGTAGTGTAAATAAAGCCGTCTCCCAAGCAGTTGCTAAATCAGAAACAGCCTCATCTGGCCAAGGATACTTGATTTCTGCCTGGGTGGAAGCTTCATGATTAATCACCACAGCCCTAACCCCATTCGTACCGAAATCGATCCCCAAATAAAAATCCATAGTTTGATATATTTTTTTAATAGTGCCTACCGGTTAATCACGGCTTTTGTTGCATCTTGTTACAAGATATTCCACATTCTTGGCAAAACAGTCAAAAGTAGTAAACGAACGGTTCAATATTGATTTCCAGCTCAGGAGGGTTCCGACCATGCCTATCTCAGATACTCAAGTGTACATTGCTCTAGCTGTAGCCCTGATTCCAGGAATTTTGGCTTGGCGTTTAGCAACAGAACTTTATAAGTAACGCCACGTTGTGACATGGTAAGTGGGGCGATTTTAATCTGCCCCACGCTCAAACAACAATCAGGCTAGTCCTGGTTGTTGTCTTTAAAATCCCAAAAATACAGCGCGGACAGCATCAACAAATAAATTCGCCGCTATATCCTGATTTTCAGGAACAAAGTATAATTTATAACTATTTTTTTGTGAAAATTGCGGTGTTTTTCAGCGAAAATCTGGCATAAATAGCAATATAGCTGATTAGTCGATAGCGATATCACTCTCAACGAAAGCTGGCGGATATTAACAGACGAAAACATGGCGACTAAAAATATTTTTTGAGTACAATGGGACACGTCTGAATTTCCCGGACTGAGAAAAACCTGGGAGAGTTATTTATAAATATCACTACAACTCGGAATTGACATCATCTCTTAAAAGACTAATAATCTAGCAAACAGGGTGCTGCTAGCTGGGTGCTATAAGCTTTTAAATACCAGCTACTTACGTAGGTTAAGTTACTTTTTAACTTTTAACACACGTGTAGCAATTTCGGAAAAATGAAGTAATATGACAGCTAAATCAAGCTGTAATCAGTGCCAGTGTGCATTCTATGATGTTGCCATTTAATCAGTAAGGTTCTACATAGCATAATGAACGCGAGTCAACCGTCTAGACCACAGCTAAGACCACCGCTACAACCTCTACAACCTGTACAAAAACGCCGGGCTGTTCCTCGCCCAAAACGGCATCTTCGCCAACGTTCCTACCAGGTTATGGCCCTGGAAACCACGGTAAAGATAGCGGTTAACCTGGCGATTTCCGCAGCAGCAGTATCTGCCTTAGTGCAACTTGTGCCTTATCACTGGACTCAGGAAGACAGGCTGCGAGAAGTCAATACTGAAGTCAAGCTGATGGAA encodes:
- a CDS encoding GxxExxY protein, encoding MRELTGEVIGAAIEVHRILGPGFLEQVYKEALIIELFRRGIPHEFEKPVTVNYKGHEVGTGRLDFLIANCLIVELKAVQNLAPIHEAQVLSYLKMTKHPLALLINFNVPLLKDGIKRIILTS
- a CDS encoding FGGY-family carbohydrate kinase, whose protein sequence is MDFYLGIDFGTNGVRAVVINHEASTQAEIKYPWPDEAVSDLATAWETALFTLLAQIPEKLRREVKAIAINGTSSTVLLTDAAGKPIDAPLLYNDARGSVVLEQLRNIAPPHHNVLSATSSLAKLFWMMQQPSFSQAKYFLHQADWLGFLLHGYLGISDYHNALKLGYDVEQLKYPAWLEKLQLPIQLPKVLTPGTPIAKLRPEIATQFNFPDDCLVCAGTTDSIAAFLASGAKSPGEAVTSLGSTLVVKLLSRTRVEDSRYGIYSHRLGNLWLTGGASNTGGAVLKHFFSAAELERLSCQIDAATASGLDYYPLLRAGDRFPINDPDLLPRLEPRPDDPVAFLHGLLEGMAKIEGRGYALLQEMGADELIRVYTAGGGAGNNTWCAIREGVLRVSVVSSVHTEAAFGSALLALRGVGFF
- the psaM gene encoding photosystem I reaction center subunit XII, producing MPISDTQVYIALAVALIPGILAWRLATELYK